One Deltaproteobacteria bacterium genomic region harbors:
- a CDS encoding helix-turn-helix domain-containing protein — MNYYEVLEVQHDAPQHEIHRAYQRAKATYSQDNPALYSMFSREEARDLMKLVEEAYAVLGNHGLRRNYDETVLKAGLRSMAPPISRAPPQEPMYQNQSEHEALPDFVVPDPSIPGSFDIAPDYSMAPPPMAPKPHSAPVLTAVPSTPKHNPIQIPIQNPIQNPYSQPPPPVMDPLHSSATGIRESILVTNSEFTVRRRETNSSLPSDTGKCPLGTYKIDLSMEQEIATRTEFDGLFIQKVRLYKQVSLEKLSVSSRIGKTYLIALESNDFKNLPATVFLRGFLVQVAKQLGLDEAKVVASYMGLAKAGLPNKYV; from the coding sequence ATGAACTATTACGAGGTGCTTGAGGTGCAACACGATGCTCCTCAGCACGAAATTCACCGCGCCTATCAGCGCGCAAAGGCAACTTACTCCCAAGACAACCCAGCTTTGTATTCGATGTTTTCCCGCGAAGAAGCGCGCGATCTCATGAAGCTTGTTGAGGAAGCCTACGCGGTTCTCGGAAATCACGGACTGAGGCGCAATTATGATGAGACCGTTTTAAAAGCAGGCCTTCGATCGATGGCGCCACCCATTTCGCGGGCGCCTCCGCAAGAGCCAATGTATCAAAACCAATCCGAACATGAGGCGCTTCCCGACTTCGTTGTTCCAGACCCTTCGATTCCTGGATCGTTTGATATCGCGCCAGATTATTCTATGGCACCTCCGCCGATGGCACCCAAACCACATTCAGCACCCGTGCTAACGGCTGTCCCTTCCACTCCAAAACATAATCCAATACAAATTCCTATACAAAATCCAATACAAAATCCGTACTCGCAACCGCCACCACCGGTTATGGATCCTTTGCACTCTTCCGCAACTGGTATTCGCGAATCAATTCTAGTAACGAACTCTGAGTTCACTGTCCGACGTCGAGAAACCAATTCATCGCTACCGTCGGACACCGGCAAGTGTCCGCTTGGCACTTACAAGATCGACCTTTCAATGGAACAGGAAATTGCGACGCGAACAGAGTTTGACGGTCTCTTCATTCAAAAGGTGCGGCTTTATAAACAAGTCTCGCTAGAAAAATTAAGCGTTTCGTCTCGGATCGGCAAAACCTACCTGATCGCTCTTGAATCCAACGACTTCAAAAATCTTCCGGCTACTGTTTTCCTTCGAGGCTTCCTAGTTCAAGTTGCTAAACAACTAGGACTCGATGAAGCCAAGGTTGTCGCCTCCTATATGGGTCTCGCCAAAGCCGGTCTCCCCAATAAGTATGTCTGA
- a CDS encoding arginine N-succinyltransferase, producing the protein MAASGAKFVLRSARLDDLKDITDLAGQFSLLNLPADRKILTEKIERSMASFGGELRKEEAEYLFVCEDLETETVVGSSLILAKHGTEDVPHYYFKIVKRNRFSEDLGIGFIHQVLQLKEDMNGPTEIGGLLIDKSYRRRPEKLGKQISLVRFLYMGMFRSEFESRVLCELTPPLGDGGRSEFWEALGRRFTGLPYQEADLISQRNKEFISSLFPEEDIYLALLDSRARVDLGRVGQETRAAQHLLESIGFEYLHEVDPFDGGPHYGADLEKISVVAKTKQATVTNQGERGHYTGGALVGLHQDGQFRAVWSAIDTREDGDSASVALPAAAMKSLDVSEGDAVFISNVL; encoded by the coding sequence ATGGCGGCATCGGGAGCAAAGTTCGTCTTACGAAGTGCGCGCCTCGATGATCTGAAAGACATAACGGATCTCGCGGGACAGTTTTCGCTTTTAAACCTTCCAGCCGACCGAAAAATTTTGACTGAAAAAATAGAGCGATCAATGGCTTCATTTGGTGGCGAGCTTCGCAAAGAAGAGGCTGAGTATCTCTTCGTCTGTGAAGATCTTGAGACCGAAACCGTCGTCGGTAGCTCGCTCATTTTGGCAAAACATGGCACAGAAGATGTTCCCCACTACTATTTTAAGATCGTGAAGAGAAACCGCTTCAGTGAGGACTTGGGAATCGGCTTTATTCATCAAGTATTGCAGCTGAAAGAAGACATGAATGGTCCGACAGAAATCGGCGGCCTGTTAATTGATAAATCGTATCGTCGCCGACCAGAAAAACTAGGGAAACAAATCAGTCTTGTTCGCTTTTTATACATGGGCATGTTCCGAAGCGAATTTGAAAGCCGAGTGCTTTGTGAGCTGACGCCGCCGTTGGGAGATGGCGGGCGCAGCGAGTTTTGGGAAGCGCTTGGTCGGCGTTTCACGGGGCTCCCCTACCAAGAAGCCGATCTCATAAGTCAGCGCAACAAAGAATTTATTTCGAGCTTGTTTCCTGAAGAAGATATTTACTTGGCGCTACTAGACTCTCGGGCGCGAGTTGATTTGGGCCGTGTTGGCCAGGAAACCCGAGCTGCGCAACATTTGTTGGAGTCGATTGGTTTTGAGTACCTACACGAGGTCGACCCTTTTGATGGTGGACCGCACTACGGTGCGGACCTTGAAAAGATCTCGGTGGTTGCAAAAACTAAGCAAGCGACAGTTACAAACCAAGGCGAAAGAGGCCATTACACTGGTGGTGCGCTTGTGGGATTGCACCAAGACGGACAGTTTCGCGCTGTATGGTCGGCAATCGACACGCGGGAGGACGGCGACAGCGCAAGTGTGGCGCTTCCCGCTGCTGCGATGAAGTCTTTGGATGTGAGTGAAGGTGATGCCGTGTTTATTTCCAACGTTTTGTGA
- a CDS encoding succinylglutamate-semialdehyde dehydrogenase, giving the protein MGPIEFLGDYIDGRFTKPDRSDGEFKSVSPGDLTDVLSNVEYRHEHIGRATKAARDAFPSWARLPQEARFSLLKKLKDVYTAHADQLTEMIARETGKPKWDSASEAKAMIAKIDVTLDHSMRLVKQERISNALPGVDGLITHMPRGVMAVLGPFNFPGHLPNGHIVPALATGNTVVFKPSELTPMVGQLMAQMFEKAEFPKGVFNLVHGEGETGKRLVADENVDGVLFTGSYETGLKIKQKTVEQYWKLLALEMGGKNATIIWDDADLNKAIYETTIGAFMSTGQRCSCTSRIIIHDSIADKFIDKFYETAKKLTIGHWSENPFMGPLINAPAVEKYVRFQEIASREGAERLMRGKALDVSRKGYYVTPSICIVDRYREESVYQKSEIFGPNVAIYRTQDFDEALKINSSTGFGLVTSIFTKNRTLYEETLFRARSGIVNWNRTTNGASSKLPFGGMGKSGNDRPAADFAVSYCTVPVASHEDSTPFDPKAAPPGLSFDPLK; this is encoded by the coding sequence GTGGGCCCAATTGAATTTTTAGGCGATTACATCGATGGTCGATTCACGAAGCCAGATCGTTCAGATGGCGAGTTCAAATCCGTTTCTCCTGGTGATCTCACAGATGTTTTGTCGAACGTCGAATATCGGCATGAACATATCGGACGTGCGACGAAAGCCGCGCGCGATGCCTTTCCGTCGTGGGCGCGTCTTCCGCAGGAAGCAAGATTTTCGCTTCTGAAAAAATTAAAAGATGTTTATACGGCTCACGCGGACCAGCTGACCGAAATGATTGCTCGAGAAACTGGAAAACCAAAGTGGGATTCGGCGAGCGAAGCCAAAGCCATGATCGCAAAGATCGACGTGACTCTCGATCATTCTATGCGACTGGTGAAGCAAGAGCGGATCTCGAACGCTCTTCCCGGAGTTGACGGGTTGATCACGCATATGCCCCGTGGAGTGATGGCCGTCCTGGGACCGTTCAATTTTCCAGGGCATTTGCCCAATGGGCACATTGTACCGGCGCTTGCGACTGGAAACACGGTTGTCTTCAAGCCATCAGAGCTGACGCCGATGGTTGGTCAGCTTATGGCGCAGATGTTTGAAAAAGCCGAGTTTCCGAAAGGCGTTTTCAATCTTGTTCACGGCGAGGGCGAGACCGGAAAGAGGCTTGTTGCGGACGAGAATGTTGATGGAGTTTTGTTCACCGGGTCATATGAGACGGGTCTTAAGATCAAGCAAAAAACGGTCGAGCAATACTGGAAACTTTTGGCCCTCGAGATGGGCGGCAAAAATGCGACCATCATTTGGGATGATGCGGATTTAAATAAGGCGATTTACGAGACGACGATTGGCGCGTTTATGTCGACAGGGCAGCGCTGTTCTTGCACCAGTCGAATAATTATTCACGATTCGATCGCTGATAAATTTATCGATAAATTTTATGAGACAGCCAAAAAACTGACCATCGGACATTGGAGTGAAAACCCGTTCATGGGTCCGCTCATCAATGCGCCCGCTGTCGAAAAGTATGTGCGCTTTCAGGAAATAGCCAGTCGCGAAGGCGCCGAACGATTGATGCGAGGGAAAGCCCTCGACGTTAGTCGCAAGGGTTACTATGTCACACCGTCGATCTGCATCGTTGATCGTTATCGAGAGGAATCGGTTTATCAAAAGTCAGAGATATTCGGGCCTAACGTGGCGATCTATCGCACTCAGGATTTTGACGAAGCGTTGAAAATTAACTCCAGCACAGGTTTCGGCTTAGTGACTTCGATCTTTACTAAAAATCGGACGCTCTATGAGGAAACACTGTTCCGCGCGCGCTCTGGAATTGTTAACTGGAACCGTACAACAAATGGCGCAAGCTCAAAGCTTCCTTTCGGAGGAATGGGTAAATCCGGAAACGATCGACCGGCGGCAGATTTTGCGGTTTCCTATTGCACGGTACCCGTTGCTAGCCATGAAGACTCAACACCGTTTGATCCCAAAGCGGCGCCCCCGGGGCTTAGTTTTGATCCGTTGAAATGA
- the tsaB gene encoding tRNA (adenosine(37)-N6)-threonylcarbamoyltransferase complex dimerization subunit type 1 TsaB, translated as MSDENFNILSIETCTAAGSVAVVRSSDLKVLALNEWTRGRSHAEVMTPAMDDAVKMVGGFKEIHAVAVGIGPGSFTGIRVGLNAARAAAWNLKLPLVPIRTTDALLEGAVSSGAGERSPCSFGAVINAQMGMIFGAIATTGASAIETASTSPAATKKSGVLGYSLPVAMTPNDFAKQFQSSSENNLFLVGDGVDLVRESFAAKNIRFRQLDRSLDFPHAATVGRMAARKIFGQAPEALVRNFTWQQAQPLYIRGSGAEEKKG; from the coding sequence ATGAGCGATGAGAACTTCAATATACTTTCGATCGAAACATGTACGGCTGCAGGATCGGTAGCCGTCGTCCGAAGTAGTGACCTCAAGGTACTGGCATTGAATGAATGGACACGCGGCCGCAGCCACGCGGAAGTCATGACGCCCGCGATGGATGATGCCGTCAAAATGGTCGGTGGTTTCAAGGAAATCCATGCCGTCGCAGTTGGCATCGGGCCAGGTAGTTTTACTGGAATCCGGGTTGGTCTGAATGCCGCACGGGCGGCAGCCTGGAATCTCAAGTTGCCTCTCGTTCCTATTCGAACGACGGATGCGCTCCTTGAAGGAGCGGTTTCAAGCGGTGCGGGCGAACGGTCACCGTGCAGCTTCGGGGCCGTCATCAACGCACAGATGGGTATGATTTTTGGCGCTATTGCCACAACTGGCGCATCGGCGATCGAAACAGCAAGCACCTCGCCAGCAGCCACAAAAAAGTCGGGTGTCTTGGGATATTCATTGCCGGTTGCAATGACACCAAACGATTTCGCAAAACAGTTTCAAAGTAGCAGCGAGAACAATCTGTTTCTGGTTGGCGATGGTGTTGATTTGGTTCGCGAATCTTTCGCGGCTAAAAACATTCGCTTTCGCCAGCTCGACCGAAGTCTAGATTTTCCGCACGCAGCTACAGTCGGCCGCATGGCTGCACGAAAAATATTCGGCCAGGCCCCCGAGGCCTTGGTCCGAAACTTCACATGGCAACAGGCCCAGCCTCTTTATATCCGCGGAAGCGGTGCCGAAGAGAAGAAGGGATGA
- a CDS encoding polyphenol oxidase family protein produces MTNNLWNFDLDAVWIKLDDLILGFGRKGVSVANLADKFQKFQEAPLQWANLNQIHSKVVVRSDLNRHCGIEADAHYSFDRGLALVVKSADCLPALIYGPATDRFPNGVIAAVHAGWRGIETEILSHTIKKLKAEGVDSRSLKAVIGPHIRAESFEVDFKVGSLLHAAAQRAGCLDNEVLFPVNKTDVGNEKSFVHLDRIAVGQLTGQGLCKEAIDILEEDGTAPDTKTNLKWASYRRDGANAGRNHSFILRL; encoded by the coding sequence ATGACGAATAACCTTTGGAACTTCGATCTAGACGCTGTTTGGATTAAATTAGACGACCTCATTTTAGGTTTTGGCCGAAAAGGGGTCTCGGTCGCAAATTTGGCTGACAAGTTTCAAAAATTTCAGGAAGCCCCGCTGCAATGGGCGAACCTCAACCAGATCCATTCGAAAGTCGTTGTGCGTTCGGATCTCAATCGACATTGCGGCATCGAGGCTGATGCTCATTATTCATTCGATCGCGGATTGGCGCTGGTGGTTAAATCCGCCGACTGCCTTCCGGCGCTTATCTATGGCCCGGCCACGGATCGATTTCCCAATGGGGTGATTGCTGCCGTCCACGCTGGCTGGCGAGGAATCGAAACCGAAATACTTTCGCACACGATTAAAAAACTTAAAGCGGAAGGGGTCGATAGTCGCTCTTTGAAAGCTGTCATCGGTCCGCACATTCGCGCGGAAAGTTTTGAAGTCGACTTCAAAGTTGGATCCCTACTTCACGCGGCCGCCCAACGCGCTGGTTGTCTAGACAATGAAGTTCTTTTTCCCGTCAACAAAACTGATGTCGGCAATGAGAAATCTTTCGTGCATCTCGACCGAATCGCTGTCGGACAACTGACGGGCCAAGGGCTTTGCAAAGAGGCGATCGACATTTTGGAAGAGGATGGCACTGCTCCCGATACCAAAACAAACTTGAAGTGGGCCTCCTATCGTCGTGACGGCGCAAACGCTGGTCGCAACCATAGTTTCATTCTGCGGCTTTAG
- the mltG gene encoding endolytic transglycosylase MltG has protein sequence MFLLVLALGSVGAWQALRFVRTPASQDSTLVVFNVEKGQTLREIAIELEKERLITDSKKFRVYVRFKALGSKVRTGEYALRRNMPPSEILRILASGRSIEYVVTVSEGLNRFEIASIVDRLGIGTKEEFLRVTQDRAFIKSTLGQDLPTLEGYLYPETYYVTRASGVRGLVRQMVAKFNEKMAQIPSANSEATPLTKHQIVVLASIIEKETGAPEERPLISSVFHNRIRKGMRLQTDPTVIYGVWTRTGTWNRNISRQDLVTPTPYNTYVIPGLPPGPIANAGWEALAAAVRPARSEFLFFVSRNDGTHVFSKDYRQHKNAVGDYQLNKKAREGKSWRDLNKRSQ, from the coding sequence ATGTTTTTGCTAGTACTGGCGCTAGGCTCTGTCGGTGCCTGGCAGGCGCTTCGCTTTGTCCGCACACCCGCTAGCCAAGATTCTACACTTGTTGTTTTCAACGTGGAAAAAGGCCAAACACTTCGCGAAATTGCGATTGAGCTAGAAAAAGAACGATTGATCACGGATTCAAAGAAATTTCGTGTTTATGTACGATTCAAAGCACTGGGCAGTAAAGTGCGGACCGGTGAGTATGCTCTGCGCAGAAATATGCCGCCGAGTGAGATTCTGCGGATACTCGCCAGCGGTCGAAGTATTGAATATGTTGTGACGGTTTCCGAAGGATTAAATCGTTTTGAAATAGCTTCGATTGTGGATCGATTGGGAATTGGAACAAAAGAAGAGTTTCTTCGCGTGACCCAAGACCGAGCCTTTATTAAAAGCACGCTTGGGCAAGATTTGCCGACGCTTGAAGGATATTTGTATCCCGAAACTTACTATGTCACGCGCGCGTCTGGGGTTCGAGGACTCGTTCGGCAGATGGTCGCAAAATTTAACGAAAAAATGGCGCAAATTCCGTCGGCGAATTCTGAAGCGACGCCGCTGACTAAACATCAAATCGTCGTTCTTGCGAGTATCATCGAAAAAGAAACCGGCGCACCCGAAGAGCGCCCGCTGATTAGTTCGGTTTTTCACAATCGCATTCGAAAGGGCATGCGCCTGCAAACAGATCCAACTGTCATCTATGGTGTTTGGACTAGGACGGGCACTTGGAATCGGAACATTTCTAGGCAAGACCTCGTTACGCCGACGCCCTATAACACTTACGTCATTCCTGGTCTGCCACCAGGTCCGATCGCCAACGCAGGGTGGGAGGCGCTCGCTGCCGCCGTTCGGCCGGCGCGGTCCGAGTTTTTATTTTTTGTTTCTCGCAACGATGGAACGCATGTTTTTTCAAAAGACTATCGACAGCATAAAAATGCTGTGGGTGATTATCAGTTGAACAAAAAAGCCCGCGAAGGCAAATCTTGGCGAGACCTGAATAAGCGATCTCAATAG
- a CDS encoding RluA family pseudouridine synthase codes for MISESLSGQRIDKALATLAAVGTRSQASRLLARELVFLGALKIKPSHVTKAGEIYRVCIPTVPTQTLVPYDFPLEIAYEDQDLIVVNKPAGLVVHPAYGHAQDTLVNALLHHTKDLSQGFDELRPGLVHRLDKDTSGLIVIAKNEKAQREIALQFQRKITHRIYRALVYGRMRPPKGTITSYLKRHPEDRKRSASVVASEPNAKFAITHYRTLAEHASGIQLLELKLETGRTHQIRVHMKEAGSPIVGDTVYGADSRTKNLKSVLLRKMIAELPRFALHAFELGFYHPRSGEFLKLKAPWPSDLMPLIEHFEFPKFEQQVAVERFAKRPDDEYPWPKLRPEKPNETSEEPDDE; via the coding sequence ATGATCTCGGAGTCGCTCTCTGGCCAACGAATCGACAAAGCTTTAGCAACTCTCGCCGCTGTTGGCACCCGCTCGCAGGCGTCGCGCCTTCTGGCTAGAGAATTAGTTTTTCTCGGCGCCCTCAAAATTAAGCCCTCACACGTGACCAAGGCTGGCGAAATTTATCGCGTCTGCATACCAACGGTGCCCACCCAAACTCTTGTTCCCTACGATTTCCCTCTTGAAATTGCGTATGAGGATCAAGATTTGATTGTCGTTAATAAGCCTGCCGGCTTGGTGGTTCATCCCGCGTACGGCCACGCGCAAGATACGCTCGTCAACGCACTCCTTCACCACACTAAAGATCTCTCACAGGGTTTTGATGAACTTCGGCCGGGACTCGTGCATCGCCTCGACAAAGACACCAGCGGCCTGATCGTGATCGCAAAAAATGAAAAAGCTCAACGCGAAATTGCTCTGCAGTTTCAACGGAAAATTACTCATAGAATTTATCGTGCCTTGGTTTACGGTCGTATGAGGCCGCCAAAGGGTACAATCACTTCCTATTTAAAACGGCACCCTGAAGACAGAAAGCGATCAGCTTCGGTCGTCGCCTCCGAGCCTAACGCTAAATTCGCCATCACCCATTACCGCACTCTTGCCGAACACGCCTCTGGCATTCAGCTCCTAGAACTGAAATTAGAGACGGGACGCACGCATCAGATTCGCGTCCACATGAAGGAAGCTGGGTCACCAATCGTCGGTGACACCGTCTACGGCGCAGACAGCCGCACCAAAAACCTGAAGTCGGTCCTGCTAAGAAAAATGATAGCGGAGCTTCCTCGCTTTGCCTTACATGCCTTCGAGCTTGGATTTTATCATCCGAGGTCGGGAGAGTTTTTGAAACTAAAGGCACCGTGGCCGAGCGACTTGATGCCACTCATCGAGCATTTCGAATTTCCAAAGTTCGAGCAGCAAGTGGCGGTCGAGCGTTTTGCGAAACGCCCAGACGACGAGTATCCTTGGCCGAAGCTGAGGCCCGAAAAACCTAACGAAACTTCCGAGGAACCCGATGACGAATAA
- a CDS encoding P-loop NTPase: protein MNENTPSPFKLNPKGPAAAPTNVWAVGGGKGGIGKSFISSSLAICLTKMGKSVTLIDLDLGSANLHTVLGVKIPAQTLSDFISGRAQSISQVSAATEIPGLSFVSGFNDALNIADLDKDSKQRLIHSFRQIQSSYVILDLGAGTSENTLDFFLSADQKVVAVTPEPTSIENAYRFMKSSFYRKLRQTESELGIQSLIEAAMDSRNQIGIRSPADLIRYVQQMNPEAGQRFQERIADFQLQLLLNQVRTRQDIELGHSMKSVCRKYFGIDANYLGYIDHDNAVWQSLRKRRPLVIEYPYSSIVGQFLGITKNLLNPQALRAVI, encoded by the coding sequence ATGAATGAAAATACACCAAGCCCGTTCAAATTGAATCCCAAAGGTCCCGCAGCGGCTCCAACAAATGTTTGGGCTGTTGGTGGCGGCAAAGGCGGAATCGGAAAGAGCTTCATTAGCTCATCGCTCGCTATTTGTCTGACAAAAATGGGAAAATCAGTCACGCTGATCGATCTCGATCTTGGCAGTGCAAACTTGCATACAGTTTTAGGTGTAAAAATCCCAGCACAAACTTTATCGGACTTTATTTCAGGTCGCGCGCAATCGATTTCTCAGGTCTCTGCAGCTACTGAAATTCCAGGTCTTAGCTTTGTCAGTGGATTCAATGACGCTTTAAATATTGCGGACCTCGATAAAGACAGCAAACAGCGACTGATTCACTCTTTCCGACAAATTCAATCTTCCTATGTCATTTTGGATCTCGGCGCAGGAACGAGTGAAAATACTCTCGACTTCTTTTTGTCCGCAGATCAAAAGGTCGTGGCCGTAACCCCAGAGCCTACTTCGATAGAAAATGCCTACCGATTTATGAAATCCAGTTTCTATCGCAAGCTTCGACAAACTGAATCTGAACTTGGGATTCAAAGTTTAATTGAAGCTGCCATGGATTCGCGAAATCAAATTGGTATTCGCAGTCCCGCTGATCTCATTCGATACGTACAACAAATGAACCCCGAAGCGGGGCAGCGCTTTCAAGAGCGGATCGCTGACTTCCAGCTGCAGTTACTTCTGAATCAAGTTCGCACACGCCAAGACATCGAGCTCGGACATTCAATGAAAAGTGTTTGTCGAAAATACTTCGGCATTGATGCGAATTACCTCGGTTACATTGATCATGATAACGCCGTGTGGCAGTCGCTTCGCAAGAGACGACCCTTGGTCATCGAGTACCCCTACTCGAGCATCGTTGGACAGTTCCTTGGGATCACAAAGAACCTGTTGAATCCTCAAGCGCTTCGCGCTGTCATATAG
- a CDS encoding nitroreductase family protein: protein MSTPVPPPRYAPFSTEFQSEFYRMLQSRRSIRKFQKREVDEVILERVLEAGLQAPSGKNRQNWRFFVLQGKKRDEYLKLSQKSWIGIKGILEKRLKPSLYEFTERFFYTLGDAPVVILCYSHNDAEERYHTSIGSVYMAVENMNLACVAEGLGCCTMGAPLEIKEDVDKFLGLEKHPEYQDGKLELLCGIVIGWPDHDPPKAMRQIDGRITHLK, encoded by the coding sequence ATGTCGACGCCGGTTCCGCCTCCGCGATATGCGCCTTTTTCAACCGAATTCCAGTCTGAGTTCTACCGCATGTTGCAATCGCGAAGATCAATCCGGAAGTTTCAAAAGCGCGAAGTTGACGAAGTAATTTTAGAAAGAGTTCTTGAGGCAGGCCTTCAAGCCCCATCAGGAAAAAACCGTCAGAACTGGCGCTTCTTTGTACTGCAGGGAAAAAAGCGGGATGAATATCTCAAGCTTTCCCAGAAATCTTGGATCGGTATCAAGGGGATTCTTGAAAAGCGCCTGAAGCCTTCGCTTTATGAGTTCACAGAGCGATTCTTTTATACGCTTGGCGACGCACCTGTCGTGATCCTTTGTTACTCGCACAACGACGCGGAAGAAAGATATCACACGTCAATTGGAAGCGTGTATATGGCAGTGGAAAACATGAATCTTGCTTGCGTAGCTGAGGGACTTGGGTGCTGTACAATGGGTGCCCCACTCGAAATCAAAGAAGATGTCGACAAGTTTCTTGGGCTCGAAAAGCATCCAGAATATCAAGACGGGAAACTCGAACTTCTATGTGGGATTGTCATCGGCTGGCCGGATCATGACCCGCCCAAAGCGATGAGGCAGATCGACGGCCGCATCACCCACTTGAAGTAA
- a CDS encoding DUF885 domain-containing protein: MALRKRAFVGSLAMAVCFGCAGNQKIEPVKNAWIQESNRLAEEYSRSWAELLPERGSDLGYREYDSRAAVTDGRLRVRIEAMLQLWQAKLKSKVALEKDPNVLIDLRVLSDNVESSLRGFELEKKYGAIPFEEVSEATFYSLRSLINDQSPPERKRAAFDRFKKYVYGFEENGLKALPRAEFAKQRAEEKIKRFSSKTGPSGGRKFFPLRAEVDNYLKNSEKIVDGVRGLLEDAEKQTGFKDWRQDFEKFKIQVRTYDNWVKTSLRPLARTDHKLPIEMYALALYRIGHRSSPEEIQKAARAEFQTSLVEYRALAAEIGKRDGLKDSSPKAVLAHFKKQSVETNPDKIRARYVKADEELTAEIKRRDLMTLPATPLRIRIASEAESRIQPVPHLNTPPLIGNTGERPEFVVPIGTKDKLSFDDFAFSAAAKSLTAHEGRPGHDLQFSAALDRGVSIIRANYAFNSVNVEGWALYAEWLMEESLTQDEKMGLLMARMMRNARMFLDPELHLGLIKEEEAKKVITEDVGMSPAWADSELQRYMYRSPGQAPSYYYGYLKLREIRKEAMARMGASFRERCFHDAILDAGLLPLEILAEQMRELTCTN, from the coding sequence ATGGCTCTTCGAAAAAGAGCCTTCGTCGGCTCGCTGGCGATGGCTGTCTGTTTTGGATGTGCGGGGAATCAGAAAATTGAACCAGTAAAGAACGCTTGGATTCAGGAAAGTAACAGATTGGCTGAGGAGTATTCGCGTTCCTGGGCCGAGCTTCTTCCCGAGCGAGGTTCGGATCTAGGGTATCGCGAGTACGATTCCCGAGCGGCAGTCACTGATGGACGCCTTCGTGTGCGCATCGAAGCGATGCTTCAGTTGTGGCAAGCAAAGCTGAAAAGCAAAGTCGCACTCGAAAAAGATCCCAATGTGTTGATCGACCTCCGAGTCCTTTCGGACAATGTCGAGTCTTCATTACGCGGTTTTGAATTGGAGAAAAAATACGGAGCGATCCCGTTTGAGGAGGTCTCTGAAGCGACCTTCTATTCTCTTCGTTCGCTGATCAACGATCAGAGCCCGCCCGAACGAAAGCGCGCGGCATTTGATCGTTTTAAAAAATACGTTTATGGCTTTGAAGAAAATGGCCTGAAGGCGCTGCCACGTGCTGAGTTTGCAAAACAGCGCGCAGAAGAAAAAATTAAGCGGTTTTCAAGTAAGACCGGGCCAAGTGGGGGGCGGAAATTTTTTCCGTTGCGTGCGGAAGTTGATAACTACCTAAAAAATTCGGAAAAAATCGTCGACGGGGTTCGCGGGCTTCTGGAGGACGCAGAGAAGCAAACGGGATTCAAAGATTGGAGACAGGATTTTGAGAAATTCAAGATTCAAGTCCGGACCTACGACAATTGGGTAAAGACCTCGTTACGACCGTTGGCGCGCACAGACCACAAGTTGCCAATCGAGATGTATGCGCTAGCCCTTTATCGCATCGGTCACAGGTCTTCGCCCGAAGAAATCCAGAAAGCGGCGCGTGCAGAATTCCAAACATCTCTTGTCGAGTATCGCGCGCTCGCAGCAGAGATCGGTAAGCGAGATGGGTTGAAGGATTCTTCACCAAAGGCAGTACTCGCGCACTTCAAAAAGCAGAGTGTGGAAACTAATCCTGATAAAATTCGCGCTAGGTATGTAAAAGCCGATGAAGAGCTTACGGCCGAAATCAAACGTCGCGACTTGATGACTCTTCCGGCGACGCCGCTTCGAATCCGCATCGCCTCAGAAGCAGAAAGCCGTATCCAGCCGGTGCCTCATCTGAACACCCCGCCGCTGATAGGCAATACGGGTGAGCGCCCTGAGTTCGTGGTACCAATTGGAACAAAAGACAAACTATCCTTTGATGATTTTGCTTTTTCCGCGGCGGCAAAAAGTCTCACTGCTCACGAGGGTCGCCCGGGGCACGATTTGCAGTTCAGCGCAGCTCTTGATCGGGGCGTCTCTATTATTCGAGCGAACTATGCGTTCAATAGTGTCAACGTCGAAGGCTGGGCGCTTTACGCAGAATGGTTGATGGAAGAATCGCTGACCCAGGACGAGAAGATGGGCCTCCTGATGGCCAGGATGATGCGTAACGCGAGGATGTTTCTAGATCCCGAGTTGCACCTTGGGCTGATCAAGGAAGAAGAAGCAAAGAAAGTAATTACGGAGGACGTGGGCATGTCCCCCGCATGGGCAGACTCCGAGCTTCAGCGCTACATGTACCGAAGCCCAGGGCAGGCACCGAGTTATTACTATGGGTATTTGAAGCTTAGGGAAATTCGAAAAGAGGCAATGGCTAGAATGGGAGCCTCGTTCAGGGAGCGATGTTTTCATGACGCGATTTTAGACGCCGGTCTTTTGCCTTTGGAAATTTTAGCCGAACAGATGAGAGAACTTACTTGCACGAACTAG